A section of the Pseudomonas flavescens genome encodes:
- the queC gene encoding 7-cyano-7-deazaguanine synthase QueC — protein sequence MSEKKAVILLSGGLDSATVVAMAREQGYSCYSMSFDYGQRHRSELQAAERVARQLGVVEHKVIGMNLGGIGGSALTDSSIDVPQSPTTGIPVTYVPARNTVFLALALGWAEVLEAQDIFIGVNAVDYSGYPDCRPEFVEAFERVANLATRMGVEGQGIRIQAPLQMMSKAEIVQEGSRLGVDYGLTVSCYLADDDGRACGKCDSCRLRSAGFAAAGVPDPTRYQ from the coding sequence AGGGAGCAGGGCTACAGCTGCTACAGCATGAGCTTCGACTACGGTCAGCGGCACCGTTCCGAGCTCCAGGCAGCCGAGCGGGTCGCCCGGCAGTTGGGTGTAGTCGAACACAAGGTGATCGGCATGAACCTCGGTGGTATCGGCGGCTCGGCGTTGACCGACTCGAGCATCGATGTACCGCAGAGCCCGACCACGGGTATTCCGGTCACCTATGTGCCTGCACGCAATACCGTTTTTCTGGCCCTGGCACTGGGCTGGGCCGAGGTGCTGGAAGCCCAGGACATCTTCATCGGCGTCAATGCGGTGGACTACTCCGGTTATCCCGATTGCCGGCCTGAGTTCGTCGAGGCCTTCGAGCGGGTGGCCAACCTGGCGACCCGGATGGGCGTGGAAGGGCAGGGCATCCGTATCCAGGCGCCGTTGCAGATGATGAGCAAGGCTGAAATCGTCCAGGAGGGTTCGCGTCTGGGGGTGGATTACGGTCTGACCGTTTCCTGCTATCTGGCCGACGATGACGGCCGTGCCTGTGGGAAATGCGACAGCTGCCGTTTGCGCTCGGCCGGCTTCGCCGCCGCCGGTGTGCCCGATCCCACCCGTTACCAGTAA